In the genome of Mastomys coucha isolate ucsf_1 unplaced genomic scaffold, UCSF_Mcou_1 pScaffold21, whole genome shotgun sequence, the window GGTGTGTGGAGACTTTGGCTGACTGGTGGCAGGGCAGATGGCTCCATGGGGGCTGCTCCAGGTTTCCGTAGGAGCTGGGGGCTGCTGTGGGGGCTGGGCAGCGGAGAGGCGGTCATGCTGCGCTCCCTCTTAAGCAGTTCCATGGGCACTGTGTACGAGGTGGAGTAGGCAGTTCTGGGACTTGAGTGAAGGGGGACAGAGGGGCCTGGGTTAGCAGTCAAAGCTACCCCAGCTTGTGAAGGATATGAGGAGGCCAGCCGTGCAGTTAGGGCACAGGGGGTAGGAGAGCTATATCCAGAGTTGGAGGCTAAGTGGGGGTTTTGGGTCCCCACCACTGGGGCGGAGTAAGTAGCTGCTGTCTCCAGAAGGTGCTGGGAAGGTGCACTGGAGGGGCGGCGACCGAGATCTCCAGCTCGGGGAGAGGGTGTCTGCAAGGGTCCAGCAGGGTGAAACTGCAGGGCTGTACCCAGTGAGGCCATGTCATTGGGCAGCAGCTCACTTCGGTGGCTGAAGCTACTGGACCGATTTCGGGGTGGAGGGCCTGTCCGGTCCTGTCTCCGAAACTGCATCTCTGTCCTGCAGCTGCTGGCTAGGCGGCTCAGGACACGGGCCTGGCCTAGGTTGGGTGCAACAGACTTGATGTCAGCATCCTCCATGGTGGCTAAGACAGCTGGGGAGTCAAAGCCTTGCTGTAACAGGGCTGCCAGGGTGGCCTCTGCCACACCCTCTGCCCTCAGCAGGGCCAAAAACTCAGGGTACACGGTCCTCTTGCCCCCGGGTCCTTGGAATGTAGACAAGTCAGCTTCATAATTCTCATAGGCCAGCTTTGAATGGATGCTTTCTCGGGTAGGCCCATAGCCTCTATTCAGGGAACCTGGGCCCACCCCTGTGCTGTTCTCAGTATGGGCAGCTGAGCTGGGGTCCACAACCAGGCATGTTGGGGCCACCTGTCTGGCAGGGGTAGAGTCAACAGGTCTTTCGCAGATATCGTTGTAGACCTGACTGGAGTTGGGGGAATAGGTGGGTACCTCTATCCCTAATCTAGTATCAGGCTGTTCCCTTCCATACCTCCCAGGAGATGGAGCCCTGCCATGTGTCCGCTGCCCATGCGAGACAGTTTTACCCCCAGATTCCCGGTACAGGTGGCCAGCATCCTGCAGGGCAGGTAACTGGCCTTGTATCTGCTCCCATGGCATTCTGCTGCCAAGCACTCCGTAGCTGGGCACCGGCCGGCTGGTTCCTGGGTCCCGATAGAAAGGAGGCTCCTTGGGTACCCTGGTGCCCCTGGATGGGTCGCCATAGTAGTCTTGTGGCAGCATGGAGCCACGGCCAGACAtcactgcctgcctgctgtcgTAGAAGGTGAAGTCAGGCACGGACCCCTTTCTTGATGCCAGTGAGTTATAAAAAGCTTCCCGGGACAGGTAGGACTCAGTGTCCTGGGCACGATGGTTTAGCAGCTCACACCAGGTCCCTTCTCCAGGGCTGTACGTCAGAGAACTTCTCCTCCCTGGAGGCCCAGCATTCTCCCAAGGGCCTTCATACCAGCCAGCAGCATCCCAGCTCTGAGAACGGCCAATATTGATGTGCCTGCTGGGAACCGGCATTGGCAGAGCAAATGACTACAGCAAAGGCAGGGAGGAAGCCTTTCTTTATAAATCTTCAATTACATACATCAAAACCAGACCTGGCCGCACGCGAGCCCTTCCGAGACGGCAGAAACAACCAACTGGGGGTTTCTGTTTCAAGGCACGACCTAAATTATTAATCCTCTGAAACCTTAGTAGGCAAAAAGCAGACTCACGGTAACTTTGCCTCACTCCCCAATGGTAGGCCGCAGGTCTGTCCTGTGTGCTTCTAGCCCAGGCAGGAGGCTGTGCTCCAGCTTGCTGGGCCCCCTTTCCAGTGGCTGTGCTCACATGGCCCTCATCTCTTGCAGCGTGAGGATTAGGAGCTAAATAAAACCCCTAAAGCTTTTGTTCCATGTGACATCTCGGACTGATGAAGCCGGTTGCTTGCTTTAGCCAGGCCTTACAGGCAGCTGGAATGATCCCACATGGCTTTGCCCCGCAGTCTGATCCCCCTCCCATCCTTGCCTGGTTCTCTCTCATCCCTCTTGGCAGAGCCCCCGACAACTCCCTCTTCACTAAGTGCAAGAGAAGCAAACTGGGACTACTTAGCTGTCCATCCAGTCCTAATCCCTCTGCAAGAGACATTAATCTAGTATCACGCAGCTACAACAATCAAATGGAGGTGTGCACGGGAGAGCCCTGGGTCTGATTCCAGAATGGGAGGTGTTCTGGGAGGCAGGGACTCTGTCCAACACGGGAACCTGGCTTCTAGGATTCCGGTTATAGATTAAACAGGTTACATAGCTCAAACCCAAAttctctccacctttttttttttaattttttaattttttaatttttaattttttttttttttttgatttttcgagacggggtttctctgtgtagtcctggctgtcctggaactcactctgtagaccaggctggcctcgaactcaggattccgcctgcctctgcctcccaagtgctgggattaaaggcgtgcgccaccaccgcccagctctctcCACCTTTAGATGGTAAGATAAATTTTTTCATACCACAGGGAAAAAGACAAAGCATGGGTTAGGACCTGGAATTCTCACTGTAAGACAACAACAGGGATAGGGCTGAACAGAGGGTTGGCcaccaaggaagaaaaacaggatCTCCTGTGCCTCCTATCTCAGCCCATGGGGTATGTACAAAGCCCCCTCTCGATACCTTTGTTACAGATTTCACAAAATAAACCGAGGTGGTGAGCAAGAAGTATATTTAAATGAGCTCATGTAACTGTACACAGCCACAAGATCAAAAAATTCTGCACTTTCACCTACTTCTCTAAACTAGCCAAATACTagccatttaaaagaaaaaaaaatcaaatgtgagGAACATGGAGCTGTGTCACACTCCCTAAGGGGCTCTGATCCTACCAAATCAGCCTCTAAGATGCCCCAGATGGCACCTGCCCAGTACAGCTGTGACCAATGCTGGACCACTGTGAAATTAAGCACCCAACACTTGACCGCAAAGAATATGGACCACTGTGCTGTCACCATTGCCCCCACTCCTGACCCAAATATCATACAAGATGGAAACTTCCTAGGATTCCGTCAGAATGAAAACCCAGGAATGGCAAAGACCGCAAAGCATCACTGTAAAACATCAGATGGCCACACATGAACTACAGCTATACCTTCTCTCGGGCCAGTGTCTGGAACCTATCCACAACATACTGTGATGATGGGCAGAGAGGGCCACATCAGGACACACACAAGTCAGGATTTACATTTCTCTGCCTCTAAGCAGGTTCACTGAGGGAAAAGCATGGGAAACAGTACAGAGCCTGGGACACCATTTACGCCATAGTTAGTCTGTCAGGGGCCAGGGAATGGTGAGCTGGGTAATCTGTCTGCAGGGTTCTCGACTTGGCACTATTCAAAAGACCATCTCCCATCCCAGCAAGCAGACAGgcggggtggggtgtgtgtgccaatgtgcacatacatacactgacaCAGAAAAAAGCACTAACTTCTGTACCCAGATCTGCCTTGTTACCTCCTTTTCCAGAGTTTTTTGAAGcagagcacaaaaaaaaaaaaaaaaaaaaaaaaaaaaaaaaaaaaaatcccctaaaaGGGGATTTTATCTCGTGGGGATTATTAATGTCTCTGCTGCATAACTAGCTAGAGAACACAGCTGACCAAGTAAGATGGATAGCCGAGGTTATCACCCACCTTTTAAGCAAGTGTTTCAAAGTAAGACTCACTGAGTTGTCATTCCAACTTGTGGGGGATATCTGTTATGTAACTGGCCTTGAGTGAGTACCACAGGTGGTGATGATGACATCACACCAAATAGGAATGCAGAGTTGGATTCTTGTTTGGGATCATATCATAGCAAAGCTGGGCAAAGAACTCCCAAAGCTGGGGTCACTGTGCCCTTCTAggacaaggaaagagaaatgtattttaacaaaGTAATTCTGGAAGTTTCTGGGGATCTTCATACCTGAAAGTACTAGGAATGCCCACTGATGAGAAAAGACTGGGATGATGAGTTCCAGTCACAGCTGGATCTGTGGCCTTCAAAGGGTGCAACTGTTCAGGGCTTGCTTAGGTATTCACCTCTCTCATGACATGACAAATAGCATTAACTCCAATGCGGGGTGCTTGTCATATGGACATACAGGTAGGCAACAACACCAGACGTCTCCAGACATTACTAGATCTGGGAAATGCTCTCCCAACTCCCCATGGCTCTTGGGTGCCTACTCATTTACTGTCAGGGGTTTTGTTAAGGGCCAGGTTCACAAACCTAAATGATGATTAGCAAATCTGAGACTAGGTTAAGAAGAACTAGGCAGCAATGATTTAGGCAGCCTCCCGAGACAGTGTGAAGGTGTGATCATGTAAGCAGGGTGGTGGCAGGTGACAGGCCCAGCTCGGC includes:
- the Ctbp2 gene encoding C-terminal-binding protein 2 — encoded protein: MPVPSRHINIGRSQSWDAAGWYEGPWENAGPPGRRSSLTYSPGEGTWCELLNHRAQDTESYLSREAFYNSLASRKGSVPDFTFYDSRQAVMSGRGSMLPQDYYGDPSRGTRVPKEPPFYRDPGTSRPVPSYGVLGSRMPWEQIQGQLPALQDAGHLYRESGGKTVSHGQRTHGRAPSPGRYGREQPDTRLGIEVPTYSPNSSQVYNDICERPVDSTPARQVAPTCLVVDPSSAAHTENSTGVGPGSLNRGYGPTRESIHSKLAYENYEADLSTFQGPGGKRTVYPEFLALLRAEGVAEATLAALLQQGFDSPAVLATMEDADIKSVAPNLGQARVLSRLASSCRTEMQFRRQDRTGPPPRNRSSSFSHRSELLPNDMASLGTALQFHPAGPLQTPSPRAGDLGRRPSSAPSQHLLETAATYSAPVVGTQNPHLASNSGYSSPTPCALTARLASSYPSQAGVALTANPGPSVPLHSSPRTAYSTSYTVPMELLKRERSMTASPLPSPHSSPQLLRKPGAAPMEPSALPPVSQSLHTPHSPYQKVARRTGAPIIVSTMLTTEPSIRPQIMNGPLHSRPLVALLDGRDCTVEMPILKDLATVAFCDAQSTQEIHEKVLNEAVGAMMYHTITLTREDLEKFKALRVIVRIGSGYDNVDIKAAGELGIAVCNIPSAAVEETADSTVCHILNLYRRNTWLYQALREGTRVQSVEQIREVASGAARIRGETLGLIGFGRTGQAVAVRAKAFGFSVIFYDPYLQDGIERSLGVQRVYTLQDLLYQSDCVSLHCNLNEHNHHLINDFTIKQMRQGAFLVNAARGGLVDEKALAQALKEGRIRGAALDVHESEPFSFAQGPLKDAPNLICTPHTAWYSEQASLEMREAAATEIRRAITGRIPESLRNCVNKEFFVTSAPWSVIDQQAIHPELNGATYRYPPGIVGVAPGGLPPAMEGIIPGGIPVTHNLPTVAHPSQAPSPNQPTKHGDN